The following are encoded in a window of Kogia breviceps isolate mKogBre1 chromosome 12, mKogBre1 haplotype 1, whole genome shotgun sequence genomic DNA:
- the TOB2 gene encoding protein Tob2, whose protein sequence is MQLEIKVALNFIISYLYNKLPRRRADLFGEELERLLKKKYEGHWYPDKPLKGSGFRCVHIGEIVDPVVELAAKRSGLAVEDVRANVPEELSVWIDPFEVSYQIGEKGAVKVLYLDDSEGCVAPELDKEIKSSFNPDAQVFVPIGSQDSSLSNSPSPSFGQSPSPTFMPRSAQPITFTTASFAATKFGSTKMKKGGGAAGGGGGPGSGASGQQIPQQQPRMARSPTNSLLKQKSLSLSLHSLNFIATNPAPQSQLSPNAKEFVYNGGGSPSLFCDGADGQGSGTPAPFGGGGAGTCNSSSFDMAQVFGGGANSLFLEKAPFVEGLSYNLNTMQYPSQPFQPVVLAN, encoded by the coding sequence ATGCAGCTGGAGATCAAGGTGGCCCTGAACTTCATCATCTCCTACCTGTACAACAAGCTGCCCCGGCGCCGGGCAGACCTGTTTGGTGAGGAGCTAGAGCGACTCTTGAAAAAGAAATACGAAGGCCACTGGTACCCTGACAAGCCACTGAAGGGCTCTGGCTTCCGCTGTGTCCACATCGGGGAGATAGTGGACCCCGTGGTGGAGCTGGCCGCCAAGCGGAGTGGGCTGGCGGTGGAGGATGTGCGGGCCAACGTGCCCGAGGAGCTGAGCGTCTGGATCGACCCTTTCGAGGTGTCCTACCAGATTGGTGAGAAGGGGGCTGTGAAAGTGCTCTACCTGGATGACAGCGAGGGCTGCGTTGCCCCAGAGCTGGACAAGGAGATCAAGAGCAGCTTCAATCCTGACGCGCAGGTGTTCGTGCCCATCGGCAGCCAGGACAGCTCTCTCTCCAACTCCCCGTCACCGTCCTTCGGCCAGTCGCCCAGCCCCACCTTCATGCCCCGCTCCGCTCAGCCCATCACTTTTACCACCGCCTCCTTCGCAGCCACCAAGTTTGGCTCCACCAAGATGAAGAAGGGGGGCGGGgcagcgggtgggggtggggggcccgGGAGCGGGGCAAGCGGCCAGCAGATCCCCCAGCAGCAGCCCCGCATGGCCCGCTCTCCTACCAACAGCCTGCTGAAGCAGAAgagcctctctctgtctctgcattCACTGAACTTCATCGCCACCAACCCAGCCCCTCAGTCCCAGCTCTCACCCAATGCCAAGGAATTCGTGTACAACGGCGGTGGCTCTCCCAGCCTCTTCTGTGATGGGGCCGATGGCCAGGGCAGTGGCACCCCGGCCCCCTTCGGGGGCGGTGGGGCTGGCACCTGCAACAGCAGCAGCTTCGACATGGCCCAGGTATTTGGAGGTGGCGCCAACAGCCTCTTCCTGGAGAAGGCGCCCTTCGTGGAAGGCCTCAGCTACAACCTGAACACCATGCAGTATCCCAGCCAGCCGTTTCAGCCCGTCGTGCTGGCCAATTGA